From one Cyanobacterium stanieri PCC 7202 genomic stretch:
- a CDS encoding histidinol phosphate aminotransferase apoenzyme (PFAM: Aminotransferase class I and II~TIGRFAM: histidinol-phosphate aminotransferase~COGs: COG0079 Histidinol-phosphate/aromatic aminotransferase and cobyric acid decarboxylase~InterPro IPR004839:IPR005861~KEGG: syp:SYNPCC7002_A0511 histidinol-phosphate aminotransferase~PFAM: aminotransferase class I and II~SPTR: Histidinol-phosphate aminotransferase), whose translation MTTKNLSFIRSDLLTLNAYHPTPIDESQSLVRLDANESPFNLPDDVRAKLASMYEQKVITNRYPDGGHFQLKRLIAEYVNESAHLGEKIKTSHVSVGNGSDEIIRSILIATCLNGQGSILVANPTFSMYGILAETLGIPVVKVNRHESDFSINLAEANEAINNPTSAPVKVVFVVHPNSPTANCLTQGEIDWLKQLPDDILVVVDEAYYEFSGHTLVSEIISRDNWMITRTFSKAFRLAAHRVGYAIAPNPIIDILEKIRLPYNLPTFAQLAAEIAIENRDLILPSVQEIMSEKERVYQQLKNSEKLKVWHSDSNFIYLRSNINPSPETHNEIMNKLKAQNILIRHTGGGLRISIGTKEENDQLLSAIKGIIV comes from the coding sequence ATGACCACCAAAAATCTGTCTTTTATTCGATCTGATTTATTAACCCTAAATGCCTATCACCCTACGCCTATTGATGAAAGTCAAAGTTTAGTGAGGTTGGATGCCAATGAAAGTCCTTTCAATTTGCCTGATGATGTGAGGGCAAAACTGGCATCGATGTATGAGCAAAAGGTTATTACCAATCGTTATCCTGATGGGGGACATTTTCAATTAAAAAGATTAATTGCTGAATATGTCAATGAGTCGGCGCATTTGGGAGAGAAGATCAAAACCAGTCATGTGTCGGTGGGAAATGGTTCGGATGAAATTATCCGCTCTATTTTAATTGCTACTTGTCTTAATGGGCAAGGTTCTATTTTGGTGGCGAATCCTACTTTTTCTATGTATGGTATTTTGGCGGAAACTTTGGGTATTCCTGTGGTGAAGGTTAACCGTCATGAGTCAGATTTTAGTATTAATTTAGCAGAAGCTAACGAGGCGATTAATAATCCAACTTCTGCCCCTGTAAAGGTGGTTTTTGTGGTACATCCCAATTCCCCTACAGCGAATTGTTTGACTCAGGGGGAAATTGATTGGTTAAAACAGTTACCTGATGATATTTTGGTGGTGGTGGATGAGGCTTATTATGAGTTTAGCGGACATACTCTAGTTTCAGAAATTATTAGTCGTGATAACTGGATGATTACTCGTACTTTTTCTAAGGCCTTTCGTTTAGCGGCTCATCGGGTGGGATATGCGATCGCCCCTAACCCGATCATTGATATACTAGAAAAAATCAGATTACCCTACAATCTACCTACCTTTGCTCAACTTGCCGCCGAAATTGCGATCGAAAATAGAGATTTAATCTTACCTTCTGTTCAGGAAATAATGAGCGAAAAAGAAAGGGTTTATCAACAGTTAAAAAACAGCGAAAAATTAAAAGTATGGCATAGCGACTCAAATTTTATATATCTAAGGTCAAATATTAACCCCTCCCCAGAAACTCATAATGAGATTATGAATAAATTAAAAGCCCAAAATATTTTAATCAGACACACAGGAGGAGGGTTAAGAATTTCCATTGGCACCAAGGAAGAAAACGATCAGTTATTATCTGCAATTAAGGGAATAATTGTTTAA
- a CDS encoding multi-sensor hybrid histidine kinase (PFAM: CBS domain; Response regulator receiver domain; GAF domain; Histidine kinase-, DNA gyrase B-, and HSP90-like ATPase; His Kinase A (phosphoacceptor) domain; PAS fold~TIGRFAM: PAS domain S-box~COGs: COG0642 Signal transduction histidine kinase~InterProIPR000644:IPR003018:IPR013655:IPR013656:IPR 003661:IPR003594:IPR001789:IPR016132:IPR005467:IPR000014:I PR000700:IPR004358:IPR001610~KEGG: ava:Ava_4701 multi-sensor hybrid histidine kinase~PFAM: ATP-binding region ATPase domain protein; histidine kinase A domain protein; GAF domain protein; CBS domain containing protein; PAS fold-3 domain protein; PAS fold-4 domain protein; response regulator receiver~SMART: ATP-binding region ATPase domain protein; GAF domain protein; CBS domain containing protein; PAS domain containing protein; PAC repeat-containing protein; histidine kinase A domain protein; response regulator receiver~SPTR: Sensor protein;~TIGRFAM: PAS sensor protein), which produces MLNYTPLTIEQLQKGIIRHPLTVSPQATVQDAIALMSGIRSSCETPYHQDNNKKSLEIEARSSCVIVVDGEKVIGILTERDIVRLTINNQSLSNIIIGEVMVSPVITFPENQFTDIFSVINLLYQHNIRHLPILDDQEHLIGLITHESLRQLSRPIDLLKLRQVKEVMIPEVICDDEKASLINIARKMNHHQVSCIVITREKKIEAQIKQLPIGIVSERDLVQFQALNLDFNNYKAKDVMSSPPITVGLDESLLTVQHLMEKHLIRRLLVIGEQQEIRGIVTQTNILKALNPIEIYGMATMLEKRVKQLEQEKYALLQNRNRELEKTVTQRTKELQNRIKREQLIADISDHIRESLQLDNILNTCVEELRTFSKCDRVLVYQFNQDWSGVIVAESVGKGLLQSIGNIVQDSCFQESLAHNRIFTTTEVIAINNIYNHGYPDCYIQLVEKYHIKANLIVPIRIQGKLWGLLIGHQCQDFRQWQEEDTSLFKEIASALAIAIKQSINYHNLENELKERKKAEELLKESENRFRQLAENIDQVFYLIDREEEQMLYVSPNYELIWGKSCQSLYDDPQSYLNIIHPEDRHLLIQAKELREQGFQTTSEFRIIRPDGEIRWILNRTFPIKNSINNIHERTCGIAEDITEGKLNEIELTKSQQQIETTSFRLKEAQRIAKLGHWEYNHLQNTLYWSKQCYSIFGISSSEFTPSYEGFLQLIHHEDRTLVNHYYNDHLENQTDYNICHRIIRTDGQIKYVQEQCETEYDEDGTPLISRGTVQDITKLKEAELKLAQLNQELETKVAERTQELWNINHLQAMILDGTDYAIISIDCNGYIKTFNQGAENMLGYKADEVINQVSPLQFVDQQEAENHITKISQELGQETPFDINAFTIKSRLDMVNEFTITHIHKDGTRFPVQMRINPLKNEQGEIVGFLGIGKDITKEEQARSDRKRHEIERQQLLQELSAFKLGLDESAIVAITDSEGIISYVNGKFVNVSGYSENELIGKTHKIVNSGYHPRSFFKNLWDTLKKGEIWRGEICNRSKLGSLYWVESTIVPFLDREGNPFQYLAIRFDITARKLGEIRIRKENTFRQQILEQMGDGLSISYAVSEHPFIRFTVWNPKMEIITGYTLEEINNHGWYRILCPHSENQTEAIQRIKTMGQGSNLIGMVEEWEIITKTGDKRTITISTSVLAQEDNHNFVLAVIQDITDRKAKEKENILLKEQLEFVLSSSPAIIYNCEVNPPNYHPKFLSPNVQSILKHDHQKFLSGSLAWHEFIHPDDVSMVFPEMEKQLFTNDHYRCEYRFLTGDNEYVWLQDEMILLRDEYGNPLEIVGYTSNINERKQAQIELKNKTEELDQFFSLAIDLLCIANTDGYFIRLNKEWEKLLGYPLKQLEGSLFLDYIHPDDLSLTLEAIKEIQQGLEIASFTNRYRCADGSYRWLEWRCAPKQNYIYAAARDITDRKKNEEDINRHLAAIEAAMNGIAILQGDNFLYANKAHHEMFGYQQGELIGKNWRILYHPKKIKLIEQDIFPVLMTDGAWYGEIEAKKKDGSIFDEGLSLTVTDNNLLICICQDVTLRKQYEAEKLTLIDTIQRNNQLLSIISKAESKFITAENRLTIFEQLLSDLLELTNSEYGFIGEVLFREDGSAFMEENFIKIKGVPYLQTHSITNIAWNEETQKFYDENYQAGMQFTNMNTLFGAVIMTGKPVIANSPSTDPRRGGIPSEHPPLNAFLGLPFFSDNKLIGIVGIANAPGGYDNSVVEYLQPFLMTCSILIEGYRLDAGQKLAEKELFKSNQQLMKANRLKDEFLANMSHELRTPLNAILGMTEGLSEQIFGEINNKQLKALETIERSGTHLLELINDILDLAKIEAGQLELQLSNVSLDSLSESSLTFIKQLAFKKRIKLNTEIPTNVPCLMIDERKIRQVLINLLNNAVKFTPEGGNISIKISNATPGEIPNFVTKVFKNSENTSLNNVYISVVDTGIGIPPNKFNSLFEPFVQVDSALNRQYSGTGLGLSLVKRIVELHGGFVILSSRVGFGSSFTIALPYNSSACEISQSWNNDNPQIISSNSIQPSSNALILLAEDNEANISTISSYLKAKGYRVIIAKNGEEAVSFSQTEKPDLILMDIQMPKMSGFDAIVQIRQNSETTNIPIIALTALAMKDDQNKCLEIGVNDYFSKPLKLRALTNKIQELLS; this is translated from the coding sequence ATGCTAAATTATACTCCTCTGACCATTGAGCAATTACAAAAAGGGATTATTCGTCATCCCCTCACTGTATCGCCTCAAGCGACAGTCCAAGATGCGATCGCCCTTATGAGCGGCATTCGTTCTTCTTGTGAAACACCCTATCACCAAGATAATAATAAAAAATCCTTGGAGATAGAAGCTAGATCAAGCTGTGTTATCGTCGTGGACGGTGAAAAAGTCATTGGTATTCTCACCGAGAGAGATATAGTTCGTTTAACGATCAATAATCAAAGTCTAAGTAATATAATCATTGGGGAAGTCATGGTGAGTCCCGTGATTACCTTCCCCGAAAATCAATTTACGGATATATTCTCAGTTATTAATTTACTGTACCAACATAACATTCGTCACCTGCCCATTTTGGATGATCAAGAGCACCTTATCGGTTTGATTACCCACGAAAGTTTGAGACAACTATCTCGCCCCATTGACTTACTCAAATTACGGCAAGTCAAAGAAGTTATGATTCCCGAGGTTATTTGTGATGACGAAAAAGCATCCCTGATCAACATCGCCCGAAAAATGAACCACCATCAGGTAAGTTGTATTGTCATTACAAGAGAAAAAAAAATAGAAGCACAAATTAAGCAATTACCTATTGGCATTGTCAGTGAACGAGATTTAGTACAATTTCAAGCCCTAAACCTTGACTTTAACAACTATAAGGCAAAAGATGTCATGAGTTCTCCCCCTATTACCGTGGGATTGGATGAATCCTTGCTGACAGTTCAACACTTGATGGAAAAACATTTAATTCGTCGATTATTAGTCATCGGAGAACAACAAGAAATAAGGGGTATCGTTACCCAGACGAATATCTTAAAAGCTCTTAATCCTATCGAAATATATGGCATGGCTACCATGCTAGAAAAAAGAGTCAAACAATTAGAGCAAGAAAAATATGCTCTTTTACAAAATCGCAATCGAGAATTAGAAAAAACTGTTACACAAAGAACAAAAGAATTACAAAATAGAATCAAACGTGAACAATTAATCGCCGACATTAGCGATCATATCAGAGAATCTTTGCAACTTGACAACATTCTAAATACCTGTGTAGAAGAACTAAGAACCTTTTCAAAGTGTGATCGAGTCTTAGTATATCAGTTTAACCAAGATTGGAGTGGTGTTATCGTTGCCGAATCCGTTGGTAAAGGTTTACTCCAATCCATTGGAAATATAGTACAAGACTCTTGCTTTCAAGAATCCCTAGCGCATAATAGAATATTCACTACAACTGAAGTCATTGCTATTAATAATATTTATAATCATGGTTATCCCGACTGTTATATACAATTAGTTGAAAAATATCACATAAAAGCGAATCTAATCGTACCAATTCGCATACAAGGAAAACTATGGGGATTATTAATTGGTCATCAATGCCAAGACTTTCGACAATGGCAAGAAGAAGATACTAGCCTCTTTAAAGAAATTGCTAGTGCTCTAGCCATCGCCATTAAACAATCTATTAATTATCACAACCTAGAGAATGAATTAAAAGAAAGAAAAAAAGCAGAAGAATTACTAAAAGAAAGTGAAAATCGCTTTCGTCAATTGGCTGAAAATATAGATCAAGTTTTTTATTTAATAGATCGAGAAGAAGAGCAAATGCTCTATGTCAGTCCTAATTATGAATTGATTTGGGGTAAATCTTGTCAGAGTTTGTATGATGACCCTCAATCATACCTGAATATAATACATCCAGAAGATCGACATTTATTGATTCAAGCCAAAGAACTTCGAGAACAAGGCTTCCAAACCACATCAGAATTTCGTATCATTCGGCCCGATGGAGAAATTCGCTGGATTTTAAATCGTACCTTTCCTATCAAAAATTCAATTAATAACATCCATGAGCGAACTTGTGGCATTGCCGAAGATATTACTGAAGGCAAACTAAATGAGATCGAACTAACGAAATCTCAACAACAAATAGAAACTACTAGCTTTCGCCTCAAAGAAGCTCAACGAATAGCTAAATTAGGTCATTGGGAATATAATCACCTGCAAAATACCCTGTACTGGTCAAAACAATGCTACTCCATTTTTGGTATTTCCTCTTCAGAATTTACTCCCAGCTACGAAGGATTTCTACAATTAATACACCATGAAGATCGCACCTTAGTTAATCACTACTATAACGATCATTTAGAAAATCAAACCGATTATAATATTTGCCACCGCATAATTCGTACTGATGGTCAAATTAAATACGTACAAGAGCAATGCGAAACAGAATACGATGAAGATGGTACACCCTTAATTTCTAGGGGTACAGTACAAGATATTACCAAACTCAAAGAAGCAGAACTAAAACTAGCTCAATTAAACCAAGAACTAGAAACAAAAGTAGCCGAGCGTACTCAAGAACTATGGAATATCAACCACCTCCAAGCAATGATTCTTGACGGCACCGATTACGCCATTATTTCCATCGATTGTAATGGATACATAAAAACCTTCAATCAAGGTGCAGAGAATATGTTGGGTTATAAAGCTGATGAAGTTATTAATCAAGTTTCCCCCTTACAATTTGTGGATCAACAAGAAGCCGAAAATCATATAACAAAAATATCCCAGGAATTAGGACAAGAAACTCCCTTCGATATTAACGCTTTCACCATCAAATCAAGACTAGATATGGTTAATGAATTTACCATTACCCACATCCACAAAGACGGTACCCGTTTTCCTGTTCAGATGAGAATTAATCCTTTAAAAAATGAACAAGGGGAAATCGTCGGTTTTCTAGGCATCGGTAAAGACATTACCAAAGAAGAACAAGCCAGAAGCGATCGCAAACGTCACGAAATCGAAAGACAACAATTATTACAAGAACTATCCGCCTTTAAACTAGGCTTAGATGAATCTGCCATCGTTGCCATTACCGACAGCGAAGGAATAATCTCTTACGTTAACGGTAAATTTGTCAACGTGTCAGGCTATAGTGAAAATGAATTGATAGGTAAAACCCACAAAATAGTTAACTCAGGTTATCATCCCCGTAGCTTCTTCAAGAATCTGTGGGACACCCTTAAAAAAGGGGAAATTTGGCGTGGAGAAATTTGTAATCGTAGTAAATTAGGCTCGTTATATTGGGTCGAAAGTACCATCGTACCTTTCCTAGACCGAGAAGGTAATCCCTTTCAATATCTAGCCATTCGCTTTGATATTACAGCTCGAAAACTTGGAGAAATTAGAATTCGGAAGGAAAATACCTTCAGGCAACAGATTCTCGAACAAATGGGCGACGGACTATCTATTTCTTACGCAGTCAGTGAACATCCTTTTATCCGCTTTACTGTGTGGAATCCTAAAATGGAAATCATTACAGGTTATACCCTTGAAGAAATAAATAACCATGGTTGGTATCGCATTCTATGTCCACATTCTGAAAATCAAACCGAAGCCATCCAGAGAATCAAAACCATGGGGCAAGGAAGTAACCTTATAGGTATGGTTGAAGAGTGGGAAATCATAACCAAAACTGGTGATAAGCGTACCATTACCATTTCCACTTCTGTTCTTGCCCAAGAAGATAATCATAATTTTGTTCTAGCGGTTATCCAAGATATTACTGATAGGAAAGCAAAAGAAAAAGAAAATATCCTTTTAAAAGAGCAGTTAGAATTTGTCTTATCCTCTAGTCCCGCCATTATATATAATTGTGAAGTTAATCCCCCTAATTATCACCCCAAATTTCTGAGTCCCAATGTTCAAAGTATCCTAAAACATGATCATCAGAAATTTCTATCGGGTTCATTAGCCTGGCATGAATTTATTCACCCAGATGACGTATCAATGGTATTCCCAGAAATGGAAAAACAACTATTCACCAATGATCATTATCGTTGTGAATATCGCTTTTTGACAGGAGATAACGAATATGTCTGGTTACAAGATGAAATGATATTATTGCGTGATGAATATGGTAATCCTCTAGAAATTGTAGGTTATACAAGTAACATCAATGAACGTAAACAAGCCCAAATAGAATTAAAAAACAAAACAGAAGAACTAGATCAATTTTTTTCCCTCGCCATTGACTTACTCTGTATTGCCAATACAGATGGTTATTTTATTCGACTTAATAAGGAATGGGAAAAACTTCTCGGTTATCCTCTTAAACAATTAGAAGGCTCATTATTTTTGGACTACATTCATCCTGATGATTTATCTCTTACCCTTGAAGCCATCAAAGAAATACAACAGGGGTTAGAGATTGCCTCTTTTACTAATCGTTATCGTTGTGCCGATGGTAGCTATCGTTGGTTGGAGTGGCGCTGCGCACCTAAACAAAATTATATATACGCCGCCGCCAGAGACATTACCGACAGGAAAAAAAATGAGGAAGACATTAACAGACATTTAGCCGCCATCGAAGCAGCCATGAATGGTATTGCCATTTTACAGGGGGATAATTTTCTTTATGCCAATAAAGCCCACCATGAAATGTTTGGTTATCAGCAAGGCGAATTAATTGGCAAAAATTGGCGTATTCTCTATCATCCTAAAAAAATAAAACTGATCGAACAAGACATTTTCCCTGTATTAATGACAGATGGTGCATGGTATGGAGAAATAGAAGCCAAAAAGAAAGATGGTTCTATTTTTGATGAGGGTTTATCTTTGACAGTCACTGACAATAATTTATTAATCTGTATCTGTCAAGATGTTACCCTGAGAAAACAATACGAAGCCGAGAAATTAACCTTAATTGATACTATCCAAAGAAATAATCAGTTGCTCTCTATTATAAGTAAAGCTGAGTCTAAATTTATCACCGCAGAAAATCGTTTAACTATTTTTGAACAATTATTATCAGATTTACTGGAGTTAACCAATAGTGAGTATGGTTTTATCGGTGAGGTTTTATTTCGAGAGGACGGTAGTGCCTTCATGGAAGAAAACTTCATCAAAATTAAGGGTGTCCCCTATTTACAAACCCACAGCATTACTAATATTGCTTGGAATGAAGAAACTCAAAAGTTCTATGACGAAAATTATCAAGCAGGTATGCAATTTACAAATATGAACACTTTATTTGGGGCGGTAATTATGACAGGAAAACCTGTGATTGCCAATAGTCCTAGTACAGATCCTCGCCGGGGCGGCATTCCTAGTGAACATCCGCCGTTGAATGCGTTTTTGGGTTTACCCTTTTTTAGTGATAATAAATTAATTGGTATTGTGGGTATTGCTAATGCTCCTGGCGGTTATGATAATTCTGTAGTGGAATATCTACAACCATTTTTAATGACCTGTAGTATTTTAATTGAAGGTTATCGTCTCGATGCAGGACAAAAATTAGCTGAAAAAGAATTGTTTAAGAGTAACCAACAGTTAATGAAGGCTAATCGCCTCAAAGATGAATTTTTGGCAAATATGAGCCATGAATTGCGAACTCCTCTTAACGCCATTCTGGGTATGACAGAAGGTTTATCAGAACAAATATTTGGTGAAATTAACAACAAACAATTAAAAGCCTTAGAAACCATTGAGCGTAGTGGAACACATTTACTCGAATTAATTAATGATATTCTTGATTTAGCCAAAATAGAAGCAGGACAACTGGAGTTACAGTTAAGCAATGTTTCTTTGGATAGTTTGTCTGAATCTAGTTTAACCTTTATAAAACAATTAGCATTTAAAAAGAGAATAAAACTAAACACTGAAATACCTACTAATGTACCCTGCTTGATGATTGATGAAAGAAAAATCCGACAGGTGTTAATTAATTTGCTCAATAATGCTGTTAAATTTACCCCAGAGGGAGGTAATATTTCTATAAAAATTAGTAATGCTACTCCTGGTGAAATACCTAATTTTGTCACCAAAGTTTTTAAAAACTCAGAAAACACTAGCTTAAATAATGTTTATATTTCCGTAGTTGATACGGGCATCGGTATCCCACCCAACAAGTTTAATTCTTTATTTGAGCCTTTTGTACAAGTCGATAGCGCTCTTAATCGCCAATATTCAGGGACTGGTTTAGGTTTATCTTTGGTTAAAAGAATTGTAGAATTACACGGCGGTTTTGTAATCCTTAGTAGTCGGGTAGGATTTGGAAGTAGTTTTACTATTGCCTTGCCTTATAATTCCTCTGCCTGTGAAATTAGTCAGTCATGGAATAATGACAATCCACAAATAATCTCATCCAATAGCATCCAACCTAGCTCAAACGCTTTAATTTTATTGGCTGAAGATAATGAGGCTAATATCAGCACTATTTCTAGTTATTTAAAAGCCAAGGGTTATCGTGTGATTATCGCCAAAAATGGTGAGGAGGCGGTATCTTTTAGCCAAACAGAAAAACCAGATTTAATTTTAATGGATATTCAAATGCCTAAAATGAGCGGTTTTGATGCTATCGTACAAATACGCCAAAATTCTGAAACCACTAATATTCCCATTATTGCTTTAACTGCACTTGCTATGAAGGATGACCAGAATAAATGTTTGGAAATAGGGGTTAATGATTATTTTAGTAAGCCTTTAAAACTTAGAGCATTAACAAATAAAATTCAAGAGTTGTTGTCGTAA
- a CDS encoding response regulator receiver sensor signal transduction histidine kinase (PFAM: Response regulator receiver domain; Histidine kinase-, DNA gyrase B-, and HSP90-like ATPase; His Kinase A (phosphoacceptor) domain~COGs: COG0745 Response regulators consisting of a CheY-like receiver domain and a winged-helix DNA-binding domain~InterProIPR001789:IPR003661:IPR003594:IPR005467:IPR 004358~KEGG: ava:Ava_4702 response regulator receiver signal transduction histidine kinase~PFAM: response regulator receiver; histidine kinase A domain protein; ATP-binding region ATPase domain protein~SMART: response regulator receiver; histidine kinase A domain protein; ATP-binding region ATPase domain protein~SPTR: Sensor protein), whose protein sequence is MKNYTILVVDDEPDNFDVIETFLSEENYNLHYAFNGYDGIACLEDVQPDLILLDVMMPELDGIEVCRQIKDRPKWKSIPIIMVTALNSKEDLSHCLKSGADDFIGKPVNSVELKARVKSMLRIKAQYDQISGFSVLQRNTINILAENIRQLTGNIAISLSHELNTPLNGIMGILGILKADFDNLDREEISELLDFAQLSANNLVNVSKRFLVFLELEISNYNPDRQISIKGECPFSTSMVTSLTQTLAEKSDRSEDLVFDIEEAQVEIQEKYLCIIVKELVSNALKFSQKNTKVTISSQIKNNQLQISIDNYGRGMTPEQIGQIGTFIQFNRNKYQQEGIGIGLKLVQIITKACGGTMQVSSIAGERIRVTVSLPAVAH, encoded by the coding sequence ATGAAAAATTACACCATTTTAGTTGTTGATGATGAGCCAGATAATTTTGATGTTATCGAAACATTTTTGAGTGAAGAAAACTATAACTTACATTACGCTTTCAACGGCTATGATGGGATCGCCTGCTTAGAAGACGTACAGCCCGACTTAATTTTGCTTGATGTGATGATGCCTGAGTTGGATGGCATTGAGGTATGCAGACAAATAAAGGATAGACCAAAATGGAAAAGTATTCCTATTATTATGGTCACTGCACTAAACTCTAAAGAAGACTTATCCCATTGTTTAAAGTCTGGAGCGGATGATTTTATTGGTAAGCCTGTTAATAGTGTGGAATTAAAAGCTAGAGTAAAATCGATGTTGAGAATTAAGGCTCAATACGATCAAATTAGTGGATTTTCCGTCTTACAAAGAAACACTATCAACATCCTCGCAGAAAACATCAGACAGCTAACGGGTAATATTGCTATTAGTTTATCCCATGAATTAAACACTCCCTTAAATGGCATTATGGGTATTTTAGGAATTCTCAAAGCTGATTTTGATAATTTAGATAGGGAAGAAATATCAGAGTTATTAGATTTTGCACAGCTTTCTGCTAATAACTTAGTGAATGTAAGTAAAAGATTTCTCGTATTCTTAGAACTAGAAATTTCTAACTATAATCCTGATCGACAAATATCCATCAAAGGTGAATGTCCTTTTTCTACTTCTATGGTGACATCATTGACTCAAACACTTGCAGAGAAATCGGATCGCTCTGAAGATTTGGTATTTGACATAGAAGAGGCACAAGTTGAAATACAAGAAAAATATTTATGTATCATTGTTAAAGAATTAGTAAGTAATGCCCTAAAATTCTCTCAAAAAAATACGAAAGTTACTATTTCTAGTCAGATTAAAAATAACCAGTTACAGATTTCCATCGATAACTATGGTCGAGGTATGACACCAGAACAAATTGGTCAAATCGGTACTTTTATCCAATTTAATCGAAATAAATATCAGCAAGAAGGAATTGGTATCGGGCTTAAGTTAGTACAAATAATTACAAAAGCATGTGGAGGTACCATGCAGGTAAGTAGCATTGCAGGAGAAAGAATAAGAGTAACAGTTAGTTTGCCCGCTGTCGCACATTGA
- a CDS encoding Uncharacterized protein family UPF0150 (PFAM: Uncharacterised protein family (UPF0150)~InterPro IPR005357~KEGG: cyp:PCC8801_4121 protein of unknown function UPF0150~PFAM: Uncharacterised protein family UPF0150~SPTR: Putative uncharacterized protein;~manually curated): MNERSRSVQWSKEDQKYIVSLPEFGPYAHTHGDSYEEALQNGKEVLELLVEDYQAKHKPLPTPRNVNLTVQA, translated from the coding sequence CTGAACGAACGTAGTCGAAGTGTTCAATGGTCAAAAGAAGATCAAAAGTATATCGTCAGCCTACCCGAATTTGGCCCTTATGCTCATACCCATGGGGATAGTTATGAGGAAGCACTACAAAATGGAAAGGAGGTTTTAGAGTTATTGGTTGAGGATTATCAAGCCAAGCATAAGCCATTACCGACCCCTCGCAATGTCAATCTAACTGTACAAGCCTAG